A genomic region of Pseudomonas migulae contains the following coding sequences:
- a CDS encoding NADPH-dependent FMN reductase yields the protein MSNVYTIAVLVGSLRKESINRKVALALADLAPANLKLNIIEIGDLPLYNEDIDGASPPAAYSTFRQQVSSSDALLFVTPEYNRSVPAPLKNAIDVGSRPYGKSAWGGKPGAVISVSPGAIGGFGANHHLRQSMVFLDVPCMQQPEAYLSGAGSAFDEAGKLSETVKPFLQKFIDAYGQWVEQHKKV from the coding sequence ATGAGCAACGTCTATACGATCGCCGTTCTGGTCGGCAGCTTGAGAAAGGAATCGATCAATCGCAAGGTGGCATTGGCCCTGGCCGATCTGGCGCCTGCGAATCTCAAGCTGAACATCATCGAAATTGGCGACTTGCCGCTGTACAACGAAGACATCGATGGTGCTTCACCGCCGGCAGCCTACAGCACTTTCCGGCAACAAGTGAGTTCATCCGACGCGTTGCTGTTCGTCACCCCGGAATACAACCGTTCGGTACCGGCGCCTCTTAAGAATGCGATCGATGTCGGTTCGCGGCCCTACGGCAAGAGCGCCTGGGGTGGCAAGCCGGGAGCGGTGATCAGCGTTTCACCGGGGGCGATCGGCGGGTTTGGCGCCAACCACCATCTGCGCCAGTCGATGGTATTTCTCGATGTGCCGTGCATGCAGCAGCCGGAAGCGTACCTGAGCGGCGCCGGTTCGGCCTTCGATGAGGCGGGTAAGTTGTCCGAGACGGTCAAGCCGTTCTTGCAGAAATTCATTGATGCCTATGGGCAGTGGGTCGAGCAGCACAAGAAAGTCTGA